Proteins encoded together in one Salarias fasciatus chromosome 17, fSalaFa1.1, whole genome shotgun sequence window:
- the ttll12 gene encoding tubulin--tyrosine ligase-like protein 12, translating to MSAEPGRSGEEPEEEESYRAFEALHAAALQSSGVPHVYWRSLHHKLTSEIYDAGEVFGIMQIQEEEEEEERKGNPGAFRCKVVVTRDSGLQASDPTSVFLVDHAWTYRAEQARQQLEQVPGLLPRMAALVGVEFHGEAPDPGVVEAVLERLWKYNQTYQLSQGSAEQRVPVWYVLDEFGSRVQHSDRPSCAVAPFFCMRTQLAYSVLWPLHDLRSGDEATRDYAYGETDPLVRRCRLLPWKPDDLDGVGSATAEPPDSYYEDIVRTNKELLPVETPPGSAPSGKVLKVYSDMSQVRNNLTHPGFQLTEEEEEADVVWVFGHIKDYRKLSEQRPHVMLNQFPCESLVTVKDCLAAVARRVRVRGGPGPAWLPETFNLQSELPQFVQRYRARQQRGEDNHWICKPWNLARGLDTHITGSLDCIVRQRESSPKVVCKYLEDPVLFRREEVGLVKFDIRYMLMLRSVKPLRLYAYDVFWLRFANRPFSLDHFDDYQKHFTVMNYAEGVELKQVHYDEFIPLFEQQYPQYPWKEVQAKLFEAFKELFQAASSRPAPYGICAYPPSRAIYAVDLMLKWSTGQNGERLMQPQILELNFSPDCARACLYHPSFYNHMFQTLFLDRPEDCPVTQIA from the exons ATGTCCGCGGAGCCGGGACGGAGcggagaggagccggaggaggaggagagctacCGGGCCTTCGAGGCGCTGCACGCCGCCGCCCTGCAGTCCTCCGGAGTCCCGCACGTCTACTGGCGGAGCCTCCATCACAAGCTCACGAGcgag ATTTATGATGCTGGTGAGGTTTTTGGAATCATGCAAatccaagaggaggaggaagaggaggagaggaagggtaACCCTGGAGCCTTCAGGTGTAAGGTGGTGGTGACCCGGGACAGCGGACTGCAGGCCTCAGATCCCACCAG CGTCTTCCTGGTGGACCACGCCTGGACGTACCGGGCGGAGCAGGcccggcagcagctggagcaggtcCCGGGCCTGCTGCCCCGCATGGCCGCCCTGGTGGGGGTGGAGTTCCACGGCGAGGCGCCGGACCCGGGCGTGGTGGAGGCGGTGCTGGAGCGCCTGTGGAAGTACAACCAGACGTACCAGCTGTCCCAGGGG TCGGCGGAGCAGCGGGTCCCGGTGTGGTACGTCCTGGACGAGTTCGGCTCCCGGGTGCAGCACAGCGACCGGCCCAGCTGCGCCGTGGCGCCCTTCTTCTGCATGCGGACCCAGCTGGCCTACAGCGTCCTGTGGCCCCTGCACGACCTGCGGAGCGGAG ATGAGGCGACCCGGGACTACGCCTACGGAGAGACCGACCCGCTGGTGCGGCGCTGCCGCCTGTTACCGTGGAAACCCGACGACCTGGACGGGGTCGGCAGCGCCACGGCCGAGCCGCCGGACTCCTACTATGAG GACATCGTACGAACCAACAaggagctgcttcctgtggaAACCCCcccaggctccgccccctccggaAAAGTCCTCAA GGTCTACTCGGACATGTCTCAGGTCCGGAACAACCTGACGCACCCGGGGTtccagctgacggaggaggaggaggaggccgacgTGGTCTGGGTCTTCGGCCACATCAAGGACTACAG GAAGCTGAGCGAGCAGCGGCCTCACGTCATGCTCAACCAGTTCCCCTGCGAGAGCCTGGTCACCGTCAAGGACTGCCTGGCCGCCGTGGCCcgccgggtccgggtccggggcGGCCCGGGGCCCGCCTGGCTCCCCGAGACCTTCAACCTGCAGTCGGAGCTGCCGCAGTTCGTCCAGCGCTACCGGGCCAGGCAGCAGAG GGGAGAGGATAACCACTGGATCTGTAAACCCTGGAACCTGGCCCGAGGCCTGGACACACACATCACCGGCAGCCTGGACTGCATCGTCCGGCAGAGGGAGAGCTCGCCCAAG GTGGTGTGTAAGTACCTGGAGGACCCGGTGCTGTTCCGCCGGGAGGAGGTGGGACTGGTGAAGTTCGACATCCGCTACATGCTGATGCTTCGCTCGGTGAAGCCGCTGCGTCTCTACGCCTACGACGTCTTCTGGCTGCGCTTCGCCAACAG ACCTTTCTCCTTGGACCACTTTGACGACTACCAGAAGCACTTCACCGTCATGAACTACGCGGAGGGGGTGGAGCTCAAACAG GTCCACTACGATGAGTTCATCcccctgtttgagcagcagtaCCCTCAGTATCCCTGGAAGGAGGTGCAG gcGAAGCTGTTCGAAGCGTTTAAGGAGCTCTTCCAGGCCGCCTCGTCCCGACCGGCGCCGTACGGGATCTGTGCGTACCCTCCGTCCCGGGCCATCTACGCCGTGGACCTCATGCTGAAGTGGAGCACGGGGCAGAACG GCGAGCGCCTCATGCAGCCTCAGATCCTGGAGCTGAACTTCTCTCCGGACTGCGCCCGGGCCTGCCTCTACCACCCCTCCTTCTACAACCACATGTTCCAGACGCTGTTCCTGGACCGGCCCGAGGACTGCCCCGTCACGCAGATCGCATGA